From Mya arenaria isolate MELC-2E11 chromosome 1, ASM2691426v1, a single genomic window includes:
- the LOC128227946 gene encoding putative deoxyribonuclease TATDN2: MQLSRTPDLQSLVNFINLAGQIRADEIQINNRSKASVLALCDALEVPCPEVLSLSPISTPGLLLHWRAQIVICSLLNQSKMEDMMKAFPAVECLEVPMAWDSHFHADCTAERAKMGIDDLQALVDSAPCIPSLKVKVTGGVAVFCDVNSYPTQLDVDRLRQQGVVVAVGIPPKHAAKLTEKDWSAFEAALALSGVSALGEVGLDYTSQPSTWGIQHSVLRRALEYLRPDHVLVLHNRPDKRNSGDDMLQLLFQLKGCIPTEQRIHLHCFSGSQYAVDQWSRHFPNTHFGYTTSFLSYGESAIQALRNMDESRYLLETDSPYFGNTKASHTTPGHLGSIANAVSKVRHAPWQDVLKTANSNGRRLYAVS, from the coding sequence ATGCAGCTGAGTCGCACCCCGGACTTGCAGTCCCTGGTTAATTTCATTAACCTAGCGGGCCAAATCAGGGCAGATGAgatacaaataaacaacaggAGTAAGGCCTCAGTACTGGCCCTTTGTGATGCTCTCGAAGTGCCTTGTCCGGAGGTGCTTTCTCTGTCCCCTATTTCAACCCCTGGTTTATTGCTCCACTGGAGAGCTCAGATTGTTATATGCAGTCTATTAAACCAGTCCAAAATGGAAGACATGATGAAGGCCTTTCCAGCTGTGGAGTGCCTGGAAGTCCCCATGGCATGGGATAGTCATTTCCATGCTGACTGTACAGCGGAACGGGCCAAGATGGGGATAGATGATTTACAGGCTCTTGTCGATTCGGCACCCTGTATCCCTTCTCTGAAGGTCAAGGTAACTGGCGGAGTAGCGGTGTTCTGTGACGTGAACAGTTACCCTACTCAGCTAGATGTGGATAGGCTACGTCAGCAAGGTGTTGTGGTGGCTGTTGGTATCCCCCCGAAGCATGCTGCAAAGTTGACCGAGAAAGATTGGTCAGCTTTTGAGGCAGCATTGGCGTTATCGGGTGTTTCTGCCTTGGGTGAAGTAGGCCTAGACTATACTTCACAACCATCCACATGGGGGATCCAGCATTCTGTTCTCCGTCGGGCCCTTGAGTATCTTCGCCCAGATCATGTTCTGGTACTCCATAACAGGCCAGACAAGCGCAATTCTGGGGATGACATGCTGCAGCTTTTGTTTCAGCTAAAGGGCTGCATCCCAACTGAGCAGAGGATTCACCTGCATTGCTTTTCCGGAAGCCAGTATGCAGTGGACCAGTGGAGTAGGCACTTTCCCAATACCCACTTTGGGTATACTACTTCATTCTTGAGCTATGGGGAAAGTGCCATTCAAGCTCTGCGAAACATGGATGAGTCCCGTTACCTCCTGGAGACTGACTCTCCATACTTCGGAAATACAAAAGCAAGCCACACCACACCTGGACATCTAGGGAGTATTGCCAATGCTGTTTCAAAGGTCAGACATGCACCATGGCAGGATGTGTTGAAGACAGCCAATTCCAATGGTAGGAGGCTGTATGCAGTATCCTGA